A section of the Burkholderia mallei ATCC 23344 genome encodes:
- a CDS encoding DNA translocase FtsK encodes MQTVVLGWFGFSAVWFIPLFWRLVKAALPGGGGLAGPGSIRLWLGFVGVLTASCTLATALTGDATTNALGHALARGFEHVFGHVGTPFAMIALFVVGLPWLVGVRWRQVNAWLDASFGIRFARERGDEEPRGVADLPRAALHRDDDRRVRRAADVQPTTAHTVNSMAPRQNGRYARPTLWKPNDAQRGERRSASAGGAARAAAEPTAPAGWLKPGAQPRGAQPAAAMATGAAAAGASTAGFAKAAGAAAAVTSPAAFAPAAIGIAKPIGSTAAVAALGKRAQARPTAPDPRFAPRRPATQAAVSAARNRPMTFTPSRQTTGATPPQPAPPAQTAAPTAETARKRAPANPARAPLYAWHEKPAERIAPAASVHETLRSIEASAAQWTALAGATSTAATPVTARESIAAPAAPSGGAAASAARDGRAPTSAETAAPDGHAPTSAETVAPDGHVPTSAETAAPDGHVPTSAETAAPNDHASTSAETVAPDSHAPTSAETAAPDGHASTITEATAPNGHVSATVETSAVAAPAGITQAAPPIAADICPAGEHVIAAVEPACTSDSAAIGAGAIAHAEAGAAASTAETASPIGADTHIAPSREADRTAQTAPTAPSPAEATPHVDAPHALDVAARALVGNTAATAHGAAAVNGSAQRADTASPAASTSGPPAPVAASAASSDRAAPQPVATAAPASIATSGALGTMKASGTAGPQPSTIAAQRASAIDDTGQPPSTGHSTHAAVSNELGRRPHAAPDAVTPVLPPAAAAVPTNASAVQRQALASESAEAAQGVARAAAAGDSRETTQVSPAGARPDGAAPSAAVANPIAPLPDASAITAHEDAPTSAAPDAATPVIAAMDSAMPNAVAPASAIASNAGMSPASASAAAPRMASAPASAAVPDAHPPLPRAAAAVPGVASIGMAAPGVIVTNAATALPAAPGRIASPAGASAVAPGAITPNAASTDVAPAAAPASDVSPNVVPAPAVGANASVPPAGASSAARHVNAPMVASTGAAAPAPSIPSSLPPSTVTSNAERRATTTAPTAAPAGLAPNPVAASSFVAPTTSAAPGQFAPAATAPADNAPAAAEAPPGRVPNPPAGAGFVTPTSPTPGPLPPAAETPAATATPTAPPPGLAPNPPAGAGFAATPEAVAHPFGNPSAPAPGAIPESPATAPSVALTANGTEAPGAPQAFAPSPVPAMPAAPAAADPASAAPAAEPVRPSRPPAPNAFEFHAPAASNVELPTLDLLEPASDTIEAISDEHLAQTGQIIEQRLQEFKVPVTVVGASAGPVITRFEIEPALGVRGSQIVGLMKDLSRGLGLTSIRVVETIPGKTCMGLELPNAKRQMIRLSEILASRQYQHSASQLTIAMGKDITGNPVVTDLAKAPHMLVAGTTGSGKSVAINAMILSLLYKATPEDVRLIMIDPKMLELSVYEGIPHLLAPVVTDMKLAANALNWCVGEMEKRYRLMSALGVRNLASFNQKIRDAAAKEKKLGNPFSLTPEDPEPLSTLPLIVVVIDELADLMMVAGKKIEELIARLAQKARAAGIHLILATQRPSVDVITGLIKANIPTRVAFQVSSKIDSRTILDQMGAESLLGQGDMLFLPPGTGYPQRVHGAFVADEEVHRIVEYLKQFGEPQYEEGILDGPSAEGGTQDLFGEAPDAEADPLYDEAVAFVVRTRRASISSVQRQLRIGYNRAARLVEQMEAAGLVSPMGINGSREVLAPPLPE; translated from the coding sequence CGACGTGCAGCCGACGACCGCGCACACGGTCAACTCGATGGCGCCGCGGCAGAACGGCCGTTATGCGCGGCCGACGCTCTGGAAGCCGAACGACGCGCAGCGCGGCGAGCGACGCAGCGCGTCGGCGGGCGGCGCGGCGCGGGCCGCCGCCGAACCGACCGCGCCTGCGGGCTGGCTCAAGCCGGGCGCGCAGCCGCGGGGCGCGCAGCCGGCCGCCGCGATGGCGACGGGTGCGGCGGCCGCCGGCGCGTCGACAGCCGGGTTCGCGAAGGCCGCCGGCGCCGCGGCGGCCGTGACGTCGCCCGCCGCGTTCGCGCCGGCCGCCATCGGCATCGCGAAGCCGATCGGCTCGACCGCCGCGGTCGCGGCGCTCGGCAAACGCGCGCAAGCGCGTCCGACCGCGCCCGATCCGCGCTTCGCGCCGCGCCGCCCGGCGACGCAGGCCGCCGTGTCGGCGGCGCGCAATCGACCGATGACTTTCACGCCGTCGCGACAGACAACCGGCGCGACGCCCCCACAGCCGGCGCCCCCCGCGCAGACGGCCGCGCCGACCGCCGAGACCGCACGCAAGCGAGCGCCGGCAAACCCGGCGCGCGCGCCGCTCTATGCGTGGCACGAGAAGCCCGCGGAACGCATCGCGCCCGCGGCGAGCGTGCATGAGACGCTGCGCTCGATCGAGGCCAGCGCCGCGCAATGGACGGCGCTCGCGGGCGCAACGAGCACCGCCGCAACGCCGGTGACGGCGCGCGAATCGATAGCGGCGCCGGCTGCGCCGTCGGGCGGTGCGGCCGCATCGGCCGCGCGGGATGGTCGCGCGCCGACGAGCGCGGAAACGGCCGCACCGGACGGCCACGCGCCGACGAGCGCGGAAACGGTCGCGCCGGACGGCCACGTGCCGACGAGCGCGGAAACGGCCGCGCCGGACGGCCACGTGCCGACGAGCGCGGAAACGGCCGCGCCGAACGACCATGCGTCGACGAGCGCGGAAACGGTCGCGCCGGACAGCCACGCGCCGACGAGCGCGGAAACGGCCGCGCCGGACGGCCATGCGTCGACGATCACGGAAGCGACCGCGCCGAACGGCCACGTGTCGGCGACCGTAGAAACATCCGCTGTCGCCGCGCCCGCAGGCATCACTCAAGCCGCGCCGCCCATCGCCGCCGACATCTGCCCTGCCGGCGAGCACGTGATCGCCGCCGTCGAACCGGCGTGCACCTCGGATTCCGCCGCCATCGGCGCCGGCGCGATCGCCCATGCCGAAGCCGGCGCGGCTGCTTCGACCGCCGAGACCGCTTCCCCCATCGGCGCGGACACGCACATCGCACCCAGCCGCGAAGCGGACCGCACCGCTCAGACAGCGCCGACCGCGCCAAGCCCGGCCGAAGCAACGCCTCATGTCGACGCGCCACACGCGCTCGATGTCGCCGCTCGCGCCCTCGTCGGAAACACCGCCGCCACCGCGCACGGCGCCGCGGCCGTCAACGGATCGGCGCAACGCGCCGACACCGCGTCGCCTGCCGCATCGACGAGCGGCCCCCCCGCCCCTGTCGCGGCATCGGCCGCCTCGAGCGATCGCGCAGCCCCGCAACCCGTTGCCACGGCGGCGCCGGCGTCGATTGCAACGTCCGGGGCTCTCGGCACGATGAAGGCGAGCGGCACTGCCGGCCCTCAACCGTCAACCATCGCCGCGCAGCGTGCATCGGCCATCGACGATACCGGCCAGCCGCCGTCGACAGGACATTCGACGCATGCCGCCGTCTCGAACGAGCTCGGGCGGCGGCCCCATGCCGCGCCAGACGCCGTCACGCCGGTATTGCCGCCTGCCGCTGCGGCCGTGCCGACGAACGCGAGCGCCGTGCAACGTCAGGCGCTGGCGAGCGAGAGCGCCGAGGCCGCCCAAGGCGTCGCGAGAGCAGCGGCCGCCGGCGACTCGCGCGAGACGACGCAGGTGTCGCCCGCAGGCGCCAGGCCAGACGGAGCCGCCCCGAGCGCCGCCGTGGCGAACCCGATCGCGCCGTTGCCGGACGCATCGGCCATCACGGCACACGAGGATGCGCCGACGAGCGCCGCGCCAGACGCCGCGACTCCGGTCATTGCCGCGATGGATAGCGCCATGCCAAACGCGGTCGCTCCCGCGTCAGCAATCGCGTCGAACGCGGGCATGTCGCCCGCTAGCGCATCGGCTGCCGCGCCACGCATGGCCTCGGCACCGGCATCGGCCGCCGTGCCGGACGCGCATCCCCCGCTCCCCCGCGCAGCGGCCGCCGTGCCGGGCGTCGCTTCGATCGGTATGGCCGCGCCCGGCGTCATCGTGACGAACGCGGCCACCGCGCTTCCCGCCGCACCGGGCCGGATCGCATCGCCCGCCGGCGCGTCGGCCGTCGCGCCCGGCGCGATTACGCCGAACGCCGCCTCGACGGATGTCGCACCGGCCGCCGCCCCGGCAAGCGACGTTTCACCGAACGTTGTGCCCGCACCGGCAGTCGGGGCGAACGCGAGCGTGCCGCCCGCCGGCGCATCGTCCGCCGCCCGCCACGTGAATGCGCCGATGGTCGCTTCGACGGGCGCGGCAGCGCCCGCGCCGTCCATTCCGTCGTCGCTGCCGCCGTCGACCGTCACGTCGAACGCCGAGAGGCGGGCCACCACCACCGCCCCCACCGCCGCCCCGGCCGGTCTCGCCCCGAATCCGGTAGCCGCGTCGAGCTTTGTCGCACCGACGACCAGCGCAGCGCCTGGCCAATTTGCGCCAGCCGCGACGGCTCCCGCCGACAACGCCCCCGCCGCCGCCGAGGCCCCGCCCGGTCGCGTGCCGAATCCGCCGGCCGGGGCGGGCTTCGTCACGCCCACCAGCCCAACGCCCGGCCCACTCCCGCCCGCCGCCGAGACGCCGGCCGCCACCGCGACACCCACCGCGCCCCCGCCCGGCCTCGCCCCGAATCCGCCGGCCGGGGCAGGCTTCGCCGCGACACCGGAGGCTGTCGCCCACCCCTTCGGCAATCCGAGCGCTCCCGCACCGGGCGCGATCCCCGAGTCGCCCGCCACGGCGCCAAGCGTTGCGCTCACGGCAAACGGCACCGAAGCGCCGGGCGCACCGCAAGCCTTCGCTCCGTCGCCCGTTCCCGCGATGCCGGCGGCCCCCGCCGCGGCCGACCCGGCGAGCGCCGCCCCCGCCGCCGAGCCGGTCCGCCCGAGCCGCCCGCCCGCGCCGAACGCGTTCGAGTTCCACGCGCCCGCCGCGTCGAACGTGGAGCTGCCGACGCTCGACCTGCTCGAGCCCGCGTCCGACACGATCGAGGCGATCTCCGACGAGCACCTCGCGCAAACCGGCCAGATCATCGAGCAGCGCCTGCAGGAGTTCAAGGTGCCGGTGACGGTCGTCGGCGCGTCGGCGGGCCCGGTGATCACGCGCTTCGAGATCGAGCCCGCGCTCGGCGTGCGCGGCAGCCAGATCGTCGGCCTGATGAAGGATCTGTCGCGCGGCCTCGGCCTCACGTCGATCCGCGTCGTCGAGACGATCCCCGGCAAGACCTGCATGGGCCTCGAGCTGCCGAACGCGAAGCGCCAGATGATCCGCCTGTCGGAAATCCTCGCGTCGCGCCAGTACCAGCATTCCGCGTCGCAACTCACGATCGCGATGGGCAAGGACATCACCGGCAACCCGGTCGTCACCGATCTCGCGAAGGCGCCGCACATGCTCGTCGCCGGCACGACGGGCTCGGGCAAGTCGGTCGCGATCAACGCGATGATCCTGTCGCTGTTGTACAAGGCGACGCCCGAGGACGTGCGGCTCATCATGATCGATCCGAAGATGCTCGAGCTGTCGGTCTACGAGGGCATCCCGCATCTGCTCGCGCCCGTCGTCACCGACATGAAGCTCGCCGCGAACGCGCTCAACTGGTGCGTCGGCGAGATGGAGAAACGCTACCGGCTGATGTCCGCGCTCGGCGTGCGCAATCTCGCGAGCTTCAACCAGAAGATCCGCGACGCCGCCGCGAAGGAAAAGAAGCTCGGCAACCCGTTCTCGCTCACGCCGGAAGACCCCGAGCCGCTGTCGACGCTGCCCCTCATCGTCGTCGTGATCGACGAGCTGGCCGATCTGATGATGGTCGCCGGCAAGAAGATCGAGGAGCTGATCGCGCGGCTCGCGCAGAAGGCGCGCGCCGCGGGCATTCACCTGATCCTCGCGACGCAGCGCCCGTCCGTCGACGTGATCACGGGCCTCATCAAGGCGAACATCCCGACGCGCGTCGCGTTCCAGGTGTCGTCGAAGATCGATTCGCGCACGATTCTCGACCAGATGGGCGCCGAATCGCTGCTCGGCCAGGGCGACATGCTGTTCCTGCCGCCCGGCACCGGTTATCCGCAGCGCGTGCACGGCGCGTTCGTCGCCGACGAGGAAGTGCACCGGATCGTCGAATACCTGAAGCAGTTCGGCGAGCCGCAGTACGAGGAAGGCATTCTGGACGGCCCGAGCGCGGAAGGCGGCACGCAGGATCTGTTCGGCGAAGCGCCGGATGCGGAAGCCGATCCGCTCTACGACGAGGCGGTCGCGTTCGTCGTGCGCACGCGGCGCGCGTCGATCTCGTCGGTGCAGCGGCAGTTGCGCATCGGCTACAACCGCGCGGCGCGGCTCGTCGAGCAGATGGAGGCGGCCGGCCTGGTGTCGCCGATGGGCATCAACGGCAGCCGCGAAGTGCTCGCGCCGCCGCTGCCCGAGTGA